A window of the Streptomyces sp. Ag109_O5-10 genome harbors these coding sequences:
- a CDS encoding carboxymuconolactone decarboxylase family protein encodes MEARSITAEVPTTPRMSDDPAQLVPELADVSAALFRVTGNGSVPRPTISLVQLRAGQIVGSTYLTVLHTGFLRKAGETEERITSVSSWQDSPYFTAAERAALALTEAVLTPPAHGERVPDDLYAQAAEVYEPKALATLMFVIGQVNFFVPVALIAKPVPGRAFNAPWK; translated from the coding sequence ATGGAAGCACGCTCGATCACGGCAGAGGTTCCGACGACCCCCCGGATGTCCGACGACCCCGCGCAGCTCGTCCCCGAGCTGGCGGACGTGTCGGCGGCACTGTTCCGGGTCACCGGCAACGGCTCGGTACCGCGCCCCACGATCAGCCTGGTCCAGCTGCGGGCCGGTCAGATCGTCGGCAGCACCTACCTGACCGTCCTGCACACGGGTTTCCTGCGGAAGGCCGGGGAGACGGAGGAGCGGATCACCTCCGTGTCCTCCTGGCAGGACTCGCCGTACTTCACGGCGGCGGAGCGGGCGGCCCTGGCCCTGACGGAGGCCGTGCTGACGCCTCCGGCGCACGGCGAACGGGTCCCCGACGACCTCTACGCCCAGGCGGCCGAGGTGTACGAACCGAAGGCCCTGGCCACCCTGATGTTCGTGATCGGCCAGGTCAACTTCTTCGTCCCGGTCGCTCTGATCGCCAAGCCGGTACCGGGTCGGGCGTTCAACGCGCCGTGGAAGTGA
- a CDS encoding IclR family transcriptional regulator: protein MPKAEPRSHLEALRDATRETANLLVLDGPDAFFLDGLEGPRTLRVAPRTGDHLAAYGAAGGKALLAELPPEAVRMRYPQGLGRLTDHTLPDVDALLADLAVCRARGYALNFDESVTEVHAVGVPVRDSAGLCVAAITVSAPGTRLGHADVEGLLPPLRKAASGIAADLG, encoded by the coding sequence ATGCCGAAGGCCGAGCCGCGCAGCCACCTGGAGGCGCTGCGCGACGCCACCCGGGAGACGGCCAACCTGCTGGTCCTCGACGGACCCGACGCCTTCTTCCTCGACGGGCTGGAAGGCCCGCGCACCCTGCGGGTCGCGCCGCGCACGGGCGACCACCTGGCCGCGTACGGCGCGGCCGGAGGCAAGGCACTGCTCGCCGAACTGCCCCCCGAGGCGGTACGGATGCGCTATCCGCAGGGTCTCGGCCGCCTGACCGACCACACCCTCCCCGACGTCGACGCCCTCCTGGCCGACCTGGCCGTCTGCCGGGCCCGGGGATACGCGCTCAACTTCGACGAGAGCGTCACCGAGGTGCACGCGGTCGGCGTGCCGGTCCGGGACTCCGCCGGGCTGTGCGTGGCCGCGATCACCGTCTCGGCGCCGGGCACCCGGCTCGGCCACGCCGACGTCGAGGGACTCCTGCCGCCGCTGCGCAAGGCCGCGTCCGGCATCGCGGCCGACCTGGGGTGA
- a CDS encoding thiamine pyrophosphate-dependent enzyme has translation MRTVRDAAFDVLRLHGLTTLFANPGSTEVALLSDLPDDLDFVLALHEGSVVGAATGWALARSEPALVLLHTTAGLGNAVGALATARENRAPLVVLVGQQDRRHLAQEPFLAGRLAGLAGDYPVRVETPVRAQDVPGAIGRAAHAARVGRGPALVIVPMDDWAQPADGLPVPAPGTLRQATAADAGAVREVAALLDAAASPALVVGAGADDAATWRALTVLAERLRCPVWQEPFGARAGFPQDHPLFAGHLPAERGRLRAALAPYDLVLAVGAPVLRQNPYEDGPLTGGGTRLAVVTDDPAEAQRAPVELAVVAPLPAFCGELAAGVRDRSGAPMPVLGRPAAPRPPREGEELRAAQVLAALAERLPAHTVLVEETPSSRPDLHALVPARQPLGFLSAAQGGLGFALPAAIGIRMAAPERPVVAVVGDGSSLYQIQSLWTAAHYGVGALFVVLANGRYAVMDQLADRHGGKPPWPAFEEVSVCGLARSLGCPARRVTGWAELLAELDTLLPDLAHRSAPLLLEVAVRPDRPLAPGAHPAPQELA, from the coding sequence ATGCGCACTGTGCGAGACGCCGCCTTCGACGTCCTGCGCCTGCACGGCCTCACCACCCTCTTCGCCAACCCGGGTTCGACGGAGGTGGCGCTGCTCTCCGACCTCCCCGACGACCTCGACTTCGTCCTGGCGCTGCACGAGGGGTCGGTGGTCGGCGCCGCCACCGGCTGGGCCCTCGCCCGGAGCGAACCCGCCCTGGTCCTGCTGCACACCACGGCCGGGCTCGGCAACGCCGTCGGCGCGCTGGCCACCGCCCGGGAGAACCGGGCCCCGCTGGTGGTGCTGGTCGGCCAGCAGGACCGGCGCCACCTCGCCCAGGAGCCCTTCCTCGCCGGGCGGCTGGCCGGACTCGCCGGTGACTATCCGGTACGGGTGGAGACGCCGGTGCGCGCCCAGGACGTGCCCGGCGCGATCGGCCGGGCGGCCCACGCGGCGCGCGTCGGGCGGGGCCCGGCGCTGGTGATCGTGCCGATGGACGACTGGGCGCAGCCCGCGGACGGCCTCCCGGTGCCCGCCCCGGGCACGCTGCGGCAGGCCACCGCCGCCGACGCCGGCGCGGTCCGGGAGGTGGCCGCCCTGCTGGACGCGGCCGCGAGCCCGGCGCTGGTCGTCGGAGCCGGTGCGGACGACGCGGCGACCTGGCGGGCGCTCACCGTGCTGGCCGAGCGGCTGCGCTGCCCGGTGTGGCAGGAGCCGTTCGGGGCGCGGGCCGGCTTCCCTCAGGACCACCCGCTGTTCGCCGGGCACCTGCCCGCCGAACGCGGGCGGCTGCGCGCCGCGCTCGCCCCCTACGACCTGGTCCTGGCCGTGGGCGCGCCGGTGCTGCGGCAGAACCCGTACGAGGACGGTCCCCTGACCGGCGGCGGGACGCGGCTGGCCGTCGTCACCGACGACCCGGCCGAGGCCCAGCGGGCGCCCGTCGAGCTGGCCGTCGTCGCGCCGCTGCCGGCGTTCTGCGGCGAGCTGGCCGCCGGGGTGCGGGACCGGTCCGGGGCCCCCATGCCGGTCCTCGGCCGGCCGGCCGCGCCCCGCCCCCCGCGCGAGGGCGAGGAGCTGCGTGCCGCGCAGGTCCTGGCCGCCCTCGCCGAGCGGCTGCCCGCGCACACGGTCCTGGTGGAGGAGACTCCGTCCAGCCGGCCCGACCTGCACGCGCTGGTACCGGCCCGGCAGCCGCTCGGGTTCCTCAGCGCGGCGCAGGGCGGGCTCGGTTTCGCGCTGCCCGCCGCGATCGGGATCCGGATGGCCGCCCCGGAACGGCCGGTGGTCGCGGTCGTCGGCGACGGGTCCTCGCTCTACCAGATCCAGTCCCTGTGGACGGCGGCCCACTACGGCGTCGGCGCGCTCTTCGTCGTGCTGGCCAACGGCCGCTACGCGGTCATGGACCAGCTCGCCGACCGGCACGGCGGCAAGCCGCCCTGGCCGGCCTTCGAGGAGGTCAGCGTCTGCGGACTGGCCCGCTCGCTGGGCTGCCCGGCCCGCCGGGTGACCGGCTGGGCCGAGCTGCTCGCCGAGCTCGACACGCTGCTGCCGGACCTGGCGCACCGCAGCGCACCACTCCTCCTTGAGGTGGCCGTGCGCCCCGACCGGCCGCTCGCCCCCGGGGCACACCCCGCACCCCAGGAGCTCGCATGA
- a CDS encoding N-acetylneuraminate synthase family protein has translation MSTSRLRQFGSREVGPGRPVYICGEIGINHNGELENAFKLIDVAAEAGCDAVKFQKRTPEICTPRDQWDIERDTPWGRMTYIDYRHRVEFGEDEYRQIDEYCRTRGIDWFASPWDTEAVAFLEKFDVPAHKVASASLTDDELLKALRATGRSVILSTGMSTPKQIRHAVEVLGSENILMCHATSTYPAKAEELNLRVINTLEKEYPNVPIGYSGHETGLQTTLAAVALGATFVERHITLDRAMWGSDQAASVEPQGLQRLVRDIRIISESLGDGVKKVYDSELGPMKKLRRVSGVVAEAEIAAAAGEPVQV, from the coding sequence ATGAGCACCTCCCGCCTGCGCCAGTTCGGTTCCCGTGAGGTCGGCCCCGGCCGGCCCGTCTACATCTGCGGCGAGATCGGCATCAACCACAACGGTGAGCTGGAGAACGCCTTCAAGCTGATCGACGTCGCCGCCGAGGCCGGCTGCGACGCCGTCAAGTTCCAGAAGCGCACCCCGGAGATCTGCACCCCGCGCGACCAGTGGGACATCGAGCGCGACACCCCCTGGGGCCGCATGACCTACATCGACTACCGCCACCGCGTGGAGTTCGGTGAGGACGAGTACCGCCAGATCGACGAGTACTGCAGGACCAGGGGCATCGACTGGTTCGCCTCCCCGTGGGACACCGAGGCCGTCGCCTTCCTGGAGAAGTTCGACGTCCCCGCCCACAAGGTCGCCTCCGCCTCCCTGACGGACGACGAGCTGCTGAAGGCGCTGCGCGCCACCGGCCGTTCGGTCATCCTCTCCACCGGCATGTCGACCCCGAAGCAGATCCGCCACGCGGTCGAGGTCCTCGGCTCCGAGAACATCCTCATGTGCCACGCCACCTCCACCTACCCGGCGAAGGCCGAGGAGCTGAACCTCCGCGTGATCAACACGCTGGAGAAGGAGTACCCGAACGTCCCGATCGGCTACTCCGGCCACGAGACGGGTCTGCAGACCACCCTCGCCGCGGTCGCGCTCGGCGCCACCTTCGTCGAGCGCCACATCACCCTCGACCGCGCCATGTGGGGCTCCGACCAGGCCGCCTCGGTGGAGCCGCAGGGCCTGCAGCGTCTGGTCCGCGACATCCGCATCATCTCCGAGTCCCTCGGCGACGGCGTCAAGAAGGTCTACGACTCCGAGCTCGGCCCGATGAAGAAGCTGCGCCGCGTCAGCGGCGTCGTCGCCGAGGCGGAGATCGCCGCGGCCGCCGGCGAGCCGGTCCAGGTCTGA
- a CDS encoding acylneuraminate cytidylyltransferase, with amino-acid sequence MSHPEGAVVPRVLAVIPARGGSKGVPAKNLAPVGGVPLVARAVRECVASRLVTDVVVSTDDQAIAAAARSAGAEVVLRPAAIAGDTATSEAAVLHAMDAHEALHGATVDVVLLVQCTSPFIVREDIDGVVGAIVENGADTALTVAPFHGFVWRDEVHAPVPVGADEALASGGFGVNHDKSFRPRRQDRPQDFLETGAAYAMRADGFREHQHRFFGHTELVRTDPARVLEIDDHHELARARALAPLFDADRPGALPTADDVDAVVLDFDGTQTDDRVLIDADGKEFVSVHRGDGLGIAALRRSGLRMLILSTEQNPVVAARARKLQVPVLHGIDRKDLALKQWCEEQGIAPERVLYVGNDVNDLPCFAVAGWPVAVASAHDVVRGAARAVTTLPGGDGAIREIASWILGPSLESLPK; translated from the coding sequence ATGTCCCACCCCGAAGGGGCCGTAGTGCCCCGCGTCCTCGCCGTGATCCCCGCCCGGGGCGGCTCCAAGGGCGTCCCCGCCAAGAACCTCGCCCCGGTCGGCGGCGTCCCGCTGGTCGCCCGCGCGGTCCGCGAGTGCGTCGCCTCCCGCCTGGTCACCGACGTGGTCGTCTCCACCGACGACCAGGCCATCGCCGCCGCCGCCCGCTCGGCCGGCGCCGAGGTCGTGCTGCGCCCCGCCGCCATCGCCGGCGACACGGCCACCTCCGAGGCCGCCGTCCTGCACGCCATGGACGCCCACGAGGCGCTGCACGGCGCCACGGTCGACGTCGTGCTCCTCGTCCAGTGCACCAGCCCGTTCATCGTCCGCGAGGACATCGACGGGGTGGTCGGCGCGATCGTCGAGAACGGCGCCGACACGGCCCTGACCGTCGCTCCCTTCCACGGTTTCGTCTGGCGCGACGAGGTGCACGCCCCGGTGCCGGTGGGCGCGGACGAGGCCTTGGCGAGCGGCGGCTTCGGCGTCAACCACGACAAGTCGTTCCGCCCGCGCCGCCAGGACCGCCCCCAGGACTTCCTGGAGACCGGCGCCGCCTACGCGATGCGCGCCGACGGCTTCCGCGAGCACCAGCACCGCTTCTTCGGCCACACCGAACTGGTGCGGACCGACCCGGCGCGCGTCCTGGAGATCGACGACCACCACGAGCTCGCCCGCGCCCGCGCCCTGGCCCCGCTCTTCGACGCGGACCGCCCCGGCGCGCTGCCGACCGCCGACGACGTCGACGCGGTCGTACTGGACTTCGACGGCACCCAGACCGACGACCGGGTGCTGATCGACGCCGACGGAAAGGAGTTCGTCTCCGTGCACCGCGGCGACGGACTCGGCATCGCCGCCCTGCGCAGGAGCGGGCTGCGGATGCTGATCCTCTCCACGGAGCAGAACCCGGTCGTCGCCGCCCGGGCCCGGAAGCTACAGGTTCCGGTCCTGCACGGCATCGACCGCAAGGACCTCGCGCTCAAGCAGTGGTGCGAGGAGCAGGGCATCGCGCCCGAGCGCGTGCTCTACGTCGGAAACGACGTCAATGACCTCCCGTGCTTCGCCGTAGCCGGCTGGCCCGTGGCGGTCGCGAGCGCCCACGACGTCGTACGCGGCGCCGCACGCGCGGTCACCACCCTCCCCGGCGGTGACGGCGCGATCCGAGAGATCGCCAGCTGGATCCTCGGCCCCTCTCTCGAATCCCTCCCGAAGTAA
- a CDS encoding DUF6716 putative glycosyltransferase, translated as MPASATKSLRVAVLADSDTRWKWGALTAKRLIPKETDDSDARLDGYLLRGRATPTARQLQEVGVHADSLREVTAVEFLREMEQESYDILVLSLVGGGTQAMLHGLRSAWAGRGKRPVVVTGYVGVVYEKLADGLLLRHGADLVLANSRQDADRFRAVYDGVGADSSSVTEVALPFLGGAPYEGEHNPYTVVFAAQPSVPDSRKDRTYLLDRLIAHARRHPEREVLLKLRSKPGEHTTHIEELPYQKLVQGKDVPANFRLVYGHMGEVLDRTDLLVTMSSTAALESLHRRIPTVVLTDLGIREALGNHHFVGSGCLASWDQLDAGHRPVPDAEWVSRQGVAADGSYATAFDAARERIAKLLARPGGLPPLNPYYTPETASGYLPGVLARHHLGPDGVPLPGAPAADRAPGPVRQIVRRAARGAYRHGVQRVAPVIRRMGEL; from the coding sequence GTGCCAGCAAGTGCAACGAAGTCCCTGCGGGTGGCCGTCCTGGCGGACTCCGACACCCGGTGGAAGTGGGGGGCGCTCACCGCGAAGCGCCTGATCCCCAAAGAAACCGATGATTCGGACGCCCGGCTCGACGGCTACCTCCTGCGCGGCCGTGCCACCCCGACCGCCCGCCAGCTCCAGGAGGTCGGCGTCCACGCGGACTCGCTCCGCGAGGTGACGGCCGTCGAGTTCCTGCGAGAGATGGAACAGGAGTCCTACGACATCCTGGTCCTCTCCCTCGTCGGCGGCGGCACGCAGGCCATGCTGCACGGGCTGCGCAGCGCCTGGGCCGGCCGCGGGAAGCGGCCCGTCGTCGTCACCGGCTACGTGGGCGTCGTCTACGAGAAGCTCGCCGACGGCCTGTTGCTGCGGCACGGCGCGGACCTCGTCCTCGCCAACTCCCGCCAGGACGCCGACCGGTTCCGGGCGGTGTACGACGGGGTCGGCGCCGACTCCTCGTCGGTGACCGAGGTCGCGCTGCCGTTCCTCGGCGGGGCGCCCTACGAGGGCGAACACAACCCGTACACCGTCGTGTTCGCCGCCCAGCCCTCGGTCCCGGACAGCCGCAAGGACCGCACCTACCTGCTCGACCGGCTGATCGCGCACGCCCGCAGGCACCCCGAGCGGGAGGTGCTGCTCAAGCTGCGCTCCAAGCCCGGCGAGCACACCACCCACATCGAGGAACTGCCGTACCAGAAGCTGGTCCAGGGCAAGGACGTGCCCGCCAACTTCCGGCTGGTCTACGGCCACATGGGCGAGGTCCTCGACCGCACCGACCTGCTCGTCACGATGAGCTCGACGGCCGCCCTGGAGTCCCTGCACCGCCGGATCCCCACCGTCGTCCTCACCGACCTCGGCATCCGCGAGGCGCTCGGCAACCACCACTTCGTCGGCTCCGGCTGCCTCGCCTCCTGGGACCAGCTCGACGCCGGACACCGCCCGGTGCCCGACGCCGAGTGGGTCTCACGGCAGGGCGTCGCCGCCGACGGCAGCTACGCCACCGCCTTCGACGCGGCCCGCGAACGCATCGCGAAGCTGCTGGCACGGCCGGGCGGGCTGCCCCCGCTGAACCCGTACTACACACCCGAGACCGCGTCCGGTTACCTGCCCGGCGTCCTGGCCCGCCACCACCTCGGCCCCGACGGCGTCCCGCTCCCGGGCGCGCCCGCCGCCGACAGGGCCCCGGGCCCCGTCCGCCAGATCGTGCGCCGGGCCGCACGCGGCGCCTACCGCCACGGCGTCCAGCGGGTCGCCCCCGTGATCCGACGAATGGGAGAGCTGTGA
- a CDS encoding glycosyltransferase family 2 protein yields the protein MVKLSVIVPFYNVQQYAPDTLRSLRANAREDFEFILVDDCSTDGTPEILARAERELPGAVHVRHELNGGLATARNTGIDKARGEYVTFLDGDDWLAPGYYPQLVEAIESLGCDFVRTDHVQCTARARVVHRVPVGRRNVVLNPREAILPADRSTSVDYAYAWAGVYHRRLVDQGLVHFTDGLRTAEDRPWIWKLHREAASFAAVNLLGVFYRRGVASSLTQIGDVRQLDFIRAFDQVIEETAQDADAKELLPKAVRTYCAIISHHLGSIERFEPAVAKKLKSMSAAALRRMPQDVLGEALDSMDLQRATTLRRLRRRPAPAGAAA from the coding sequence GTGGTCAAGCTCTCCGTCATCGTGCCGTTCTACAACGTGCAGCAATACGCCCCCGACACCCTGAGGAGCCTGCGCGCGAACGCGCGTGAGGACTTCGAATTCATTCTCGTCGACGACTGCTCGACCGACGGGACACCGGAGATTCTCGCGCGGGCCGAGCGCGAACTCCCCGGCGCGGTCCATGTCAGACACGAGCTGAACGGAGGGCTGGCCACCGCGCGCAACACCGGCATCGACAAGGCGCGCGGCGAGTACGTGACCTTCCTGGACGGCGACGACTGGCTGGCGCCCGGCTACTACCCCCAGCTGGTCGAGGCGATCGAGTCGCTGGGCTGCGACTTCGTCCGCACCGACCACGTGCAGTGCACGGCGCGCGCCCGGGTCGTGCACCGGGTGCCGGTCGGCCGCCGCAACGTCGTGCTGAACCCGCGGGAGGCCATCCTGCCCGCCGACCGGTCCACCTCCGTCGACTACGCCTACGCGTGGGCGGGCGTCTACCACCGCCGTCTGGTGGACCAGGGGCTCGTGCATTTCACCGACGGGCTGCGCACGGCCGAGGACCGGCCGTGGATCTGGAAGTTGCACCGGGAGGCCGCGTCCTTCGCGGCGGTGAACCTGCTCGGTGTCTTCTACCGGCGTGGCGTAGCCTCTTCGCTCACACAGATCGGCGACGTCCGTCAGCTCGATTTCATTCGCGCGTTCGACCAGGTGATCGAGGAAACGGCGCAGGACGCCGACGCGAAGGAACTCCTGCCGAAGGCCGTCCGCACGTATTGCGCCATCATTTCCCATCATCTGGGATCCATCGAAAGGTTCGAGCCCGCGGTGGCGAAGAAGCTGAAATCCATGAGTGCGGCCGCACTGCGGCGCATGCCGCAGGACGTGCTGGGCGAGGCCCTGGACTCCATGGACCTCCAGCGCGCCACCACGCTGCGCCGGCTGCGCCGCCGTCCCGCCCCCGCGGGAGCCGCCGCGTGA
- a CDS encoding alpha-2,8-polysialyltransferase family protein — MTTQIFQASTLYGTATLAAALDSGAFRPADRRILLVCNNAATPETTPGLDQAPGFERLRDRFDDVISYNETIFPFHPGGWAPRPEDFPLWERFLRHEWQLGDDDVEIAVESIQVNPSLSLTQIFNGAPVTVYADGLMSYGPTRNKIDPLVGTRVDRVLHLDLVPGLKPMLLTEFGVDGEVVPTAAFTKVLAELAPSGDELPAIEEPALLLGQYLSALDILTPEQEENLHVRMLQGAVGLGHTKVVFKPHPSAPARFARTLEQEAEKLEVDLTVLDTTVLAEVLYQRMRPALVVGCFSTALLTASALYGLPTARVGTDTLLDRLTPYENSNRVPVTVVDALVPELTDRRAVEEQRPRMSVAALGELIRAVGFAMQPKIYPQLRAETEHYLSKHQSGTAKRYFKRKRLTSLGLPGGIPGRLAFIPRNATARRMVRRARALQKAVKR; from the coding sequence GTGACCACCCAGATCTTCCAGGCGTCCACCCTCTACGGCACGGCCACCCTCGCCGCCGCCCTGGACTCCGGCGCCTTCCGCCCGGCCGACCGGCGCATCCTGCTGGTCTGCAACAATGCGGCGACCCCCGAGACCACCCCGGGCCTGGACCAGGCACCGGGGTTCGAGCGGCTGCGCGACCGCTTCGACGACGTGATCTCGTACAACGAGACGATCTTCCCGTTCCACCCGGGCGGCTGGGCTCCGCGCCCGGAGGACTTCCCGCTGTGGGAACGCTTCCTGCGCCACGAGTGGCAGCTGGGCGACGACGACGTCGAGATCGCCGTCGAGTCGATCCAGGTCAATCCCTCGCTCAGCCTCACCCAGATCTTCAACGGCGCTCCGGTCACGGTCTACGCCGACGGCCTGATGAGCTACGGCCCGACCCGCAACAAGATCGACCCGCTGGTCGGCACCCGTGTCGACCGCGTCCTCCACCTCGACCTGGTGCCCGGCCTGAAGCCGATGCTGCTCACCGAGTTCGGCGTCGACGGCGAGGTCGTGCCGACCGCGGCGTTCACCAAGGTACTGGCCGAACTCGCCCCCAGCGGAGACGAGTTGCCCGCGATCGAGGAACCGGCCCTGCTGCTCGGCCAGTACCTGTCCGCGCTCGACATCCTCACCCCGGAGCAGGAGGAGAACCTGCACGTCCGGATGTTGCAGGGCGCCGTCGGACTCGGCCACACCAAGGTCGTCTTCAAGCCGCACCCCTCCGCCCCGGCCCGGTTCGCCCGCACCCTGGAGCAGGAGGCCGAGAAGCTCGAGGTCGACCTCACGGTCCTGGACACCACGGTCCTCGCCGAGGTGCTCTACCAGCGCATGCGTCCCGCTCTGGTCGTCGGCTGCTTCTCCACCGCGCTGCTCACCGCGTCCGCGCTGTACGGCCTGCCGACCGCCCGCGTCGGCACCGACACCCTCCTCGACAGGCTCACGCCGTACGAGAACAGCAACCGCGTCCCGGTCACCGTCGTGGACGCGCTGGTGCCCGAGCTCACCGACCGCAGGGCGGTCGAGGAACAGCGTCCGCGGATGAGCGTGGCGGCGCTCGGCGAGCTGATCCGCGCGGTGGGCTTCGCCATGCAGCCGAAGATCTACCCGCAGCTGCGCGCCGAGACCGAGCACTATCTCAGCAAGCACCAGAGCGGTACTGCCAAGCGCTACTTCAAGCGCAAGCGGCTGACCTCCCTCGGTCTGCCCGGTGGCATCCCGGGACGGCTCGCCTTCATCCCCCGCAACGCCACGGCCCGGCGGATGGTCCGCCGGGCCCGGGCACTGCAGAAGGCCGTCAAGCGCTGA